GAATTCCTGACTCCACTTTAATTGACGGTGTACTTCCTTAAATTTAAAGAACATTGCAATTCGCCAAGGAAGGAGCATTCCGAAGGCAAGAATGAAAAACATGCCCGCCAAGACTTCATATTCGAAGTGAATATCCAGAAGCAATTTCACGATGAGCCGAATGACCAGAAGCGATATCAGGATAACCGGTAAAAGCTTGGTGCGCTTCATAAAAACATCCTGTCCACGGATTTCGAAATGGCTGGTCTTTATCAAAAGAATCGAGAACAGCAGTCCCACAGAGAAGGCTTCAATAACCTCAAGCCAGGTAATCTGTTGCACAGGCGGGTATAAAAACATCAAAAAACCAGTTGACATGGCAAGAGGAGGAATCAGAATCTTCCTGGCACTCGCTGGTTTCTTCATAGCTCTCATACGGATAAACATTGCCAGCAGTGCCATCCCGGCTGCTGCAATTGTAAACAGTATTCCATACATCACAGGCACTCCTCTCTTCTAACGCGGCTATTATACCACAGTGATCTATTTTTATACACGAAATGGCGAGAGAAGAGTCCATATAGCCATAACAATAACGACATAATAGACAAGCGGTTTGATCCCAGCGTTTCGATCAAAGTATATAAATCGGCCTGTCATAACCAATATTAATAAAAATACGGTATATAGATTCACTGGATGAACGGTAATCTCATCGACTTGAAATCCGAATGGGAGCGGACTAACCGCACCA
This Salisediminibacterium beveridgei DNA region includes the following protein-coding sequences:
- a CDS encoding CcdC family protein, whose protein sequence is MYGILFTIAAAGMALLAMFIRMRAMKKPASARKILIPPLAMSTGFLMFLYPPVQQITWLEVIEAFSVGLLFSILLIKTSHFEIRGQDVFMKRTKLLPVILISLLVIRLIVKLLLDIHFEYEVLAGMFFILAFGMLLPWRIAMFFKFKEVHRQLKWSQEFSEHDLKTQKSPDEEVDDKDEDLTGPRSV